One window from the genome of Saccharicrinis carchari encodes:
- a CDS encoding RapZ C-terminal domain-containing protein, with translation MEQDKIQLLMTMFTEHTGKQVESMKLLPQSGSYREYIRLSSEGFSAVGAYNADKKENDAFLGFSDHFNSKGLRVPKVLSADRENDVYLLEDLGSITLFDFLQKNRTEDEFSDKLIDIYKKTIEELVLFQLKGTEGLDFDLCYPRKAFDRQSMQWDLHYFKYYFLKLAQIPFDEQLLEEDFQRLIDFLLEADDHYFLYRDFQSRNVMIKNGEPWFIDYQGGRKGALQYDLASLLYDGKADIPVALRQMLYNHYIHTLKTHMEVDEELFKNHYVGFVYIRIMQAMGAYGFRGFYEKKEHFLKSIPYALKNITYLLREHPLPIHIPELNKVLDALTHNQQLQKINALTVTINSFSYKRGIPYDMSGNGGGFVFDCRAVHNPGKYPEYAKATGKDESVIKFFEKEPEMDDFLNAVYPLVSKSVEKYIKRNFKHLMVNFGCTGGQHRSVYSAERLSEYIQNNYPVTVKLHHIEQELNPIGLRK, from the coding sequence CCGAACATACCGGCAAACAAGTTGAATCAATGAAACTATTGCCCCAATCCGGTTCGTATCGCGAATACATTCGCTTGAGTAGTGAGGGATTCAGTGCAGTGGGTGCCTACAATGCCGACAAAAAAGAAAACGATGCTTTTTTAGGTTTTTCCGATCATTTTAATTCTAAAGGCTTAAGGGTTCCGAAAGTTTTAAGTGCGGATCGCGAAAACGATGTGTATCTGTTAGAAGATTTGGGTAGTATCACTTTATTTGATTTTTTACAGAAAAACAGAACAGAAGATGAATTTTCGGATAAGCTAATCGATATCTATAAAAAAACTATCGAAGAACTGGTTTTGTTTCAACTCAAAGGAACCGAAGGGCTGGATTTTGACCTGTGTTACCCCCGCAAGGCTTTCGATCGACAGTCGATGCAGTGGGATTTGCATTATTTTAAATACTATTTTTTAAAGCTGGCACAAATCCCCTTCGACGAACAATTACTGGAAGAGGATTTTCAGCGTTTGATAGATTTTTTATTGGAAGCCGATGATCATTATTTTCTGTATCGTGATTTCCAGTCGCGCAATGTTATGATAAAAAATGGGGAGCCATGGTTTATCGACTATCAAGGAGGCAGAAAAGGTGCATTACAGTACGATTTGGCCTCGCTCTTGTACGATGGCAAAGCGGATATACCGGTAGCACTGCGCCAAATGCTCTATAATCATTACATCCATACCTTAAAAACACATATGGAGGTAGATGAAGAATTATTTAAAAATCATTATGTGGGGTTTGTTTACATCCGCATCATGCAAGCAATGGGGGCTTACGGCTTCAGAGGCTTTTACGAAAAAAAGGAGCACTTTTTAAAAAGTATCCCCTATGCTCTCAAAAATATCACCTACCTTTTGCGTGAGCATCCTTTACCCATCCACATCCCCGAACTAAACAAGGTGCTGGACGCTTTGACACATAATCAGCAGTTGCAGAAAATAAACGCACTAACGGTGACCATCAACAGTTTTTCGTATAAACGAGGCATCCCTTACGATATGAGTGGCAACGGCGGTGGTTTTGTTTTTGATTGCAGAGCCGTACACAACCCCGGAAAATATCCTGAATACGCTAAGGCAACAGGCAAAGATGAGAGTGTAATCAAATTTTTTGAAAAAGAACCCGAAATGGATGACTTTTTAAATGCTGTGTACCCTTTGGTATCCAAATCGGTAGAAAAATATATTAAGCGGAACTTTAAACATTTAATGGTAAATTTTGGTTGTACAGGAGGACAACATCGCTCGGTTTACAGTGCGGAACGCCTAAGCGAATACATCCAAAACAATTACCCCGTTACGGTAAAACTTCATCACATTGAGCAGGAGTTGAATCCCATCGGACTTAGAAAGTAA
- a CDS encoding nucleotidyltransferase family protein has translation MNALIFAAGLGTRLGNLTQNKPKALVKVAGKTMLLHAIEKLRETGVKHIVINVHHHAQLVKDYVATLRFPNIQLLISDESDQLLETGGGLLKAAPLFSPDHPIIMYNADVLTGANLKQMITYHRKKKGIATLMVKDRDTARYFLFDDDMRLSGWKNVSTQEKQITRKTNGHTNLAFSGIHIVEPDIIPLLGDLRKFSITQGYLKLSTHHAIYGWKDWNEYWFDIGTPEKLQTANKYFH, from the coding sequence ATGAATGCTCTTATTTTTGCCGCAGGGTTGGGTACCCGTTTGGGTAATTTAACCCAAAACAAACCCAAAGCATTAGTTAAGGTAGCAGGTAAAACTATGCTGCTCCATGCCATCGAAAAGCTCAGGGAAACAGGGGTCAAGCATATTGTTATCAATGTACATCATCACGCTCAGTTGGTAAAAGATTATGTAGCTACACTACGCTTTCCGAATATCCAGCTGCTAATATCCGACGAAAGCGATCAACTGTTAGAAACCGGCGGCGGACTGCTAAAAGCTGCTCCCCTATTTTCACCGGATCATCCCATTATCATGTACAACGCAGATGTACTTACGGGCGCAAACCTAAAGCAGATGATTACTTACCACCGCAAAAAAAAGGGAATAGCCACTTTAATGGTAAAGGACAGAGACACCGCACGCTATTTTTTGTTCGATGATGATATGCGCCTCTCGGGATGGAAAAACGTAAGCACGCAGGAGAAACAAATTACACGTAAAACCAATGGGCATACCAACTTGGCTTTTTCGGGGATACACATTGTTGAGCCCGACATTATACCCCTTCTGGGAGACTTGCGTAAATTTTCGATCACACAAGGCTATCTCAAGCTTTCGACTCATCATGCCATATATGGATGGAAAGATTGGAACGAATACTGGTTTGATATAGGAACACCCGAAAAATTGCAAACAGCCAATAAATATTTTCATTAA
- the nhaA gene encoding Na+/H+ antiporter NhaA yields MTKTDMKNDSSYFKRFFKAITGGSALLMIATFVAVVWANIDHTLYEHTWHDMLTIDVGKFHLKMSWHHWINDGLMAIFFFVVGLEIKREIIAGELSSIKQASLPIFGAIGGMVVPILFFFLFGLSEAANKGWGVPMATDIAFSLGILSMLGKRVPLSLKVFLTALAIVDDLGAVLIIALFYGGELQWTYLIIAGVLLGVLVIANMRNIQDLRLYTFLGFVIWYLFLESGTAGPGSGLHATIAGVLIAFTIPARPKVHVDSFLPRVNTGLKHFGEIPRSAHEIVLSDEQMHAVSKIEYAVRKVRSPLQYIEHQFHGFISLFVLPVFALANAGVVLSAGQDGADVLGKVSFAIAFSLVFGKVIGITAFAWLGVRLGFSIKPVGSSWMSFAGLGLLGGIGFTMSIFIASLAYKGLPDILNQAKIGIFIGSIVAGVVGFYLLKYSLKKDEDMVKNRR; encoded by the coding sequence ATGACAAAGACCGATATGAAAAACGATTCGAGTTATTTTAAGAGATTCTTCAAAGCCATTACCGGCGGAAGTGCACTTTTAATGATAGCTACCTTTGTGGCCGTTGTTTGGGCCAATATTGACCACACCCTGTACGAACACACCTGGCACGACATGCTCACCATTGATGTGGGGAAGTTTCATTTAAAGATGAGCTGGCACCACTGGATAAATGACGGCCTGATGGCCATATTCTTTTTTGTGGTGGGGCTGGAGATAAAACGAGAAATAATAGCTGGTGAGCTGAGTTCTATCAAACAAGCCTCCCTGCCCATTTTTGGTGCCATTGGTGGTATGGTAGTGCCTATTTTATTTTTCTTTTTGTTTGGACTTAGCGAAGCAGCCAACAAAGGTTGGGGTGTTCCCATGGCCACCGACATTGCCTTTTCACTCGGTATTTTAAGCATGCTGGGCAAGCGCGTACCGTTGAGCCTGAAGGTATTTTTAACTGCCCTGGCCATTGTTGATGATTTAGGTGCGGTACTGATTATTGCCTTGTTTTATGGCGGTGAGCTACAATGGACTTATTTAATTATTGCAGGTGTGTTATTAGGCGTTTTGGTTATTGCCAATATGCGTAATATTCAGGACTTACGATTATATACTTTCCTGGGATTTGTTATCTGGTATTTATTTCTGGAATCAGGAACGGCAGGTCCAGGTTCCGGCTTGCACGCCACCATTGCCGGCGTATTAATTGCCTTTACTATTCCGGCCAGACCAAAGGTACATGTAGACAGCTTTTTACCACGAGTAAATACCGGACTTAAACATTTTGGCGAAATACCCCGGAGTGCCCACGAAATAGTTTTATCAGACGAACAAATGCATGCGGTTTCCAAAATAGAATATGCAGTACGCAAAGTACGCAGTCCACTACAATACATCGAACACCAGTTTCATGGCTTTATCAGTTTGTTTGTGCTGCCCGTATTTGCTCTGGCCAACGCCGGGGTAGTGCTGAGCGCGGGTCAGGACGGCGCAGATGTTCTCGGAAAGGTTTCTTTTGCTATTGCCTTTAGTTTGGTGTTCGGGAAAGTAATTGGCATTACGGCATTTGCCTGGTTGGGAGTCAGGCTCGGTTTTTCCATTAAACCGGTAGGCTCCTCGTGGATGTCTTTTGCCGGTTTGGGTCTACTGGGTGGTATTGGTTTTACCATGTCAATTTTCATTGCCAGCTTGGCCTACAAAGGTCTACCCGACATTCTGAATCAGGCCAAAATTGGCATTTTTATCGGTTCCATAGTGGCAGGTGTGGTCGGTTTTTATCTACTAAAATATTCGCTTAAAAAAGACGAAGATATGGTGAAGAATCGGCGATAA
- a CDS encoding DNA-binding protein, with protein MSTTITFNQLRKLKDSLPDGSMRTIAKELDLNVETVRNYFGGKNYERGKSVGIHLEPGPDGGIVELDDTTILDYAKDILEGKKQVEVFS; from the coding sequence ATGAGCACTACAATCACATTTAATCAGCTGAGAAAGCTTAAAGACAGCTTGCCAGACGGCAGCATGAGAACTATCGCCAAAGAATTAGATTTAAATGTTGAAACCGTTCGGAATTATTTTGGAGGGAAAAATTATGAAAGAGGTAAAAGTGTCGGTATACATTTAGAACCCGGCCCTGATGGAGGAATTGTAGAACTCGATGACACTACTATTTTAGATTACGCCAAAGATATTTTAGAAGGAAAAAAACAGGTGGAGGTATTCTCTTAG